A window from Patescibacteria group bacterium encodes these proteins:
- a CDS encoding FAD-dependent oxidoreductase yields MPPQKIIAQVASHRELARDIFEKTFRLVEPSELQYEAGNYVSLRVADGKTPAVFRAYTFASDGHDSQTFKIIFKLFRTENGEEGRGSGFLKNLKVGESVEFFGPAGAGSFVPKLGDESPLWLLGTGTGIAPLYAVATQLARAKSSRPIKLFLGVSFVEEIFYLAEFEKLKKENPNFEFTVAVSRPPQDFVGVSGRLPEVLAQTDIPRNLEVLICGSEVSTAGIKNKLLELGVPAENIDAEGYGAV; encoded by the coding sequence ATGCCACCCCAAAAAATCATCGCGCAGGTCGCATCGCACCGGGAGTTGGCGCGCGATATTTTCGAAAAAACTTTTCGGCTGGTTGAGCCGAGCGAGTTGCAATACGAGGCAGGAAATTATGTTTCGCTGCGTGTCGCGGATGGCAAAACGCCAGCGGTTTTTCGCGCTTACACTTTCGCGAGCGACGGACATGATTCGCAGACTTTCAAAATCATTTTCAAACTCTTTCGCACTGAAAATGGTGAAGAGGGAAGAGGCAGCGGTTTTCTCAAAAATTTGAAAGTCGGTGAGTCGGTCGAATTTTTCGGACCGGCCGGAGCGGGAAGTTTCGTACCCAAGCTGGGCGACGAATCACCACTTTGGCTGCTCGGGACGGGGACGGGAATCGCGCCGCTTTACGCCGTCGCGACGCAATTGGCGCGTGCGAAATCATCGCGTCCAATCAAGCTTTTCCTCGGCGTTTCCTTCGTCGAAGAAATTTTTTACCTCGCGGAATTCGAAAAGCTGAAAAAAGAAAATCCGAACTTCGAATTCACCGTCGCCGTCTCGCGTCCGCCGCAAGACTTCGTGGGAGTTTCGGGGCGACTGCCGGAAGTACTCGCGCAGACAGATATTCCGCGCAATTTGGAAGTCCTGATTTGCGGCTCAGAAGTTTCGACGGCGGGTATCAAAAATAAGCTGCTTGAGCTCGGCGTGCCGGCGGAAAATATTGACGCGGAGGGCTACGGCGCAGTTTGA
- a CDS encoding adenylyltransferase/cytidyltransferase family protein: protein MKKVLIFGTFDGLHPGHENFFAQAARLGRVFVVVARDANVAKIKNRRPHFSERSRLATVAHAANVFAARLGDPQDFLKPVIKIQPDIIALGFDQKTFAPTELKTKLKKIKLAPKIIRLKSFQPKKYKSSLLPKK from the coding sequence GTGAAAAAAGTCCTCATCTTCGGAACATTCGACGGTCTACATCCCGGGCATGAGAATTTTTTCGCGCAAGCCGCGCGATTAGGACGAGTGTTCGTCGTCGTCGCGCGCGATGCCAATGTCGCCAAAATTAAAAATCGCCGACCGCACTTCTCCGAGCGCAGCCGACTCGCGACTGTCGCGCACGCGGCCAATGTTTTCGCCGCACGACTCGGCGATCCGCAAGATTTTCTAAAACCAGTAATTAAAATCCAACCAGACATCATCGCCCTCGGCTTCGACCAAAAAACTTTCGCGCCCACTGAGCTAAAAACGAAATTGAAAAAAATCAAGCTCGCGCCCAAAATAATTCGGCTAAAATCATTCCAACCTAAAAAATATAAATCGTCTCTCCTTCCCAAAAAATGA
- a CDS encoding Glu/Leu/Phe/Val dehydrogenase, translated as MSLYENTQKLIARAGTTMNLAPEMRLIMNEPERVLTVNFHIHRDNGKLEMFRGFRVQHNTLRGPAKGGVRFHPQVDMEEVKALAGWMSIKCAVVDIPYGGGKGGIEVDSTQLSECELEQLTREFTRAIAPIIGPRRDVPAPDVRTNGQIMNWIADEYHKIHPNEDDYLAVVTGKTLDNGGSLGRDSATAAGGVHVLEAFLATKNEKVEGMRIAIQGFGNAGAWMAKILADKGAKIVAVSDSRGGIYNAEGLDIAAVEKIKDAKGSVTAAVGEQISNEQLLASECDILILAALENQLTVKNADSVRAKIVAELANGPTTPEAHEMLEKQGITVLPDVLTNAGGVTVSFYEWEQNLRGEKWSEADVAAKLEKSQKTAFADVANTAAEFKTDLRNGSYILALRRIEQAFAEKHTVK; from the coding sequence ATGAGCTTGTATGAAAACACGCAAAAGCTGATCGCCCGCGCTGGCACAACGATGAATCTTGCTCCGGAAATGCGCCTCATCATGAATGAACCCGAGCGCGTTTTGACCGTGAACTTCCACATTCACCGCGACAACGGCAAGCTGGAAATGTTCCGCGGCTTCCGTGTTCAGCACAATACTCTGCGCGGTCCGGCGAAAGGGGGAGTGCGTTTTCATCCGCAAGTCGACATGGAAGAAGTGAAGGCGCTCGCGGGTTGGATGTCGATTAAGTGCGCCGTCGTGGATATTCCTTACGGCGGGGGAAAGGGCGGCATCGAGGTGGATTCGACGCAGCTGTCGGAATGCGAACTTGAGCAATTGACGCGCGAATTCACCCGCGCGATCGCGCCAATCATCGGTCCACGCCGCGATGTACCCGCACCAGATGTCCGCACGAATGGTCAAATTATGAATTGGATTGCGGATGAGTACCACAAAATTCATCCCAATGAAGACGATTATCTCGCAGTCGTCACTGGCAAAACGCTGGACAATGGCGGTTCACTCGGACGCGACTCGGCGACAGCCGCTGGTGGCGTGCATGTTTTGGAAGCTTTTCTCGCGACGAAAAATGAAAAGGTCGAGGGCATGCGGATCGCAATTCAGGGATTTGGCAATGCGGGCGCCTGGATGGCGAAAATCTTGGCAGACAAAGGTGCGAAAATAGTCGCGGTGAGCGATTCACGCGGCGGAATTTACAATGCGGAGGGACTTGATATCGCCGCAGTGGAAAAAATTAAAGATGCAAAGGGGAGTGTCACTGCCGCGGTAGGCGAGCAAATTTCGAATGAGCAACTATTGGCTTCGGAATGCGATATTCTCATATTAGCCGCACTGGAAAATCAGCTTACTGTCAAGAATGCTGATTCCGTCCGGGCGAAGATCGTCGCCGAGCTGGCGAACGGTCCGACTACGCCGGAAGCACACGAAATGCTTGAAAAACAAGGCATTACCGTCTTGCCGGATGTGCTCACGAATGCGGGGGGAGTCACCGTCAGCTTTTACGAATGGGAACAGAATCTACGAGGCGAAAAATGGAGCGAGGCGGATGTCGCGGCGAAGCTGGAAAAATCCCAGAAAACGGCGTTCGCAGATGTCGCGAATACTGCAGCTGAATTCAAAACTGATTTGCGCAACGGAAGTTACATTTTGGCACTGCGCCGAATCGAGCAAGCTTTCGCTGAGAAACACACCGTGAAATAA
- the gatC gene encoding Asp-tRNA(Asn)/Glu-tRNA(Gln) amidotransferase subunit GatC, protein MQITKDLVVKIAKLARIRLTDSETEKFTTQLGAIVGFIEKLNSVDTAGVAETNQVNGMENVLREDEIENFPKMNELIACSQHPLENNQIKIKKSI, encoded by the coding sequence ATGCAAATTACCAAAGACCTTGTCGTCAAGATCGCGAAGCTCGCGCGGATTCGGCTCACTGATTCCGAGACCGAAAAATTCACGACGCAGCTCGGCGCAATCGTCGGCTTCATCGAGAAACTGAATTCCGTCGATACCGCTGGTGTTGCCGAGACGAATCAAGTCAATGGCATGGAGAATGTTTTGCGCGAGGACGAGATTGAGAATTTCCCGAAAATGAATGAGCTGATTGCTTGCTCGCAGCATCCGCTGGAAAACAATCAGATTAAAATTAAGAAATCGATTTAG
- the gatA gene encoding Asp-tRNA(Asn)/Glu-tRNA(Gln) amidotransferase subunit GatA has protein sequence MNITALNLVETRKLLSEKKASAEEVSAAYWQRIAALDPKIESYLFVAQDQASENLTGSLDGIPIAHKDVFCAASMPTTAASKILENYVPPFDATAVAKLKQAGSVILGKVNTDEFTMGASTETSAFKKTRNPWDLARVPGGSSGGSAAAVAADLCVFATATDTGGSIRQPSSFCGVTGLKPTYGRISRYGVISMASSLDTIGVITKSVADAAIALEILAGQDVRDATTSSAPVEKYSANLHTDLKGLKIGIPREYFVEGLDAGVEKVIRAAISQLKKLGAEIVEISLPHTEFAVPTYYVVASSEISANMARFDGIRYGPTIKNEDAANLVEMYFENRTRGFGDEVKRRIMLGTFALSAGYADKFYKKALQVRTLIKKDFDAAFAGVDLIAAPVAPTTAFKLGEKIDDPVQMYLADIFTAPASLAGVPAISVPAGFSVNLPVGLQLIAPQFAEAKLLAAAHAFQTATDFHLQKPKFI, from the coding sequence ATGAATATCACTGCTTTAAATCTCGTCGAGACAAGAAAGTTATTGTCTGAAAAAAAAGCTTCTGCGGAAGAAGTTTCCGCGGCTTATTGGCAAAGAATTGCGGCGCTCGATCCCAAAATTGAAAGCTACCTTTTCGTCGCACAAGATCAGGCGAGCGAAAATTTGACCGGTAGCTTGGATGGAATTCCCATCGCACACAAAGATGTTTTCTGTGCGGCTTCAATGCCGACGACCGCCGCTTCCAAAATTTTGGAAAATTATGTCCCGCCTTTTGATGCGACTGCGGTCGCAAAATTGAAACAGGCGGGGAGTGTGATTCTCGGCAAAGTGAACACGGACGAATTCACGATGGGCGCCTCGACCGAGACTTCGGCTTTCAAAAAAACCCGTAATCCTTGGGATCTAGCGCGCGTGCCGGGCGGCAGCTCCGGCGGTTCGGCGGCGGCAGTCGCGGCGGATTTGTGCGTTTTCGCGACGGCGACTGACACGGGCGGCTCGATTCGTCAGCCGTCTTCTTTCTGCGGCGTGACCGGACTGAAGCCGACTTACGGCCGGATTTCGCGCTACGGTGTGATTTCGATGGCGAGCTCGCTCGACACGATTGGTGTGATTACGAAGAGTGTTGCAGACGCAGCAATCGCGCTCGAAATTCTCGCGGGTCAGGATGTGCGCGATGCGACGACTAGTTCCGCACCAGTCGAAAAATATTCCGCTAATCTGCACACCGACTTAAAAGGCTTAAAAATAGGCATTCCACGCGAATATTTCGTCGAAGGTTTGGACGCGGGAGTTGAAAAAGTAATTCGGGCAGCGATTAGCCAGCTCAAAAAACTCGGCGCCGAGATTGTCGAAATTTCTTTGCCGCACACCGAATTCGCCGTGCCGACTTATTATGTTGTCGCGAGTTCCGAGATTTCGGCGAACATGGCGCGTTTCGATGGCATTCGTTATGGACCGACAATCAAAAACGAAGACGCGGCGAATTTGGTTGAAATGTATTTCGAAAATCGCACGCGCGGTTTCGGCGACGAAGTGAAGCGCCGCATTATGCTCGGGACTTTCGCGCTGTCGGCGGGTTATGCGGACAAGTTTTACAAAAAAGCCTTGCAAGTTCGGACTCTGATTAAAAAAGATTTTGACGCTGCGTTCGCGGGAGTTGATTTAATCGCTGCGCCGGTCGCGCCGACCACGGCTTTCAAGCTTGGCGAGAAGATCGACGACCCGGTGCAAATGTATCTCGCCGACATTTTCACTGCGCCGGCGAGTCTCGCGGGCGTGCCAGCGATTTCCGTGCCGGCTGGATTTTCCGTCAATTTGCCGGTCGGATTGCAGCTCATCGCGCCGCAATTTGCCGAAGCGAAATTGCTCGCCGCGGCGCACGCTTTCCAAACTGCGACTGATTTTCATCTGCAAAAACCGAAGTTTATTTAG
- a CDS encoding thrombospondin type 3 repeat-containing protein, producing the protein MTKLLTKLQKICASLLAIALLAGQLPLTRAATLSIGSDSLANPAVGETSAHSIAFTTQSNLAAGDTLELSFPDFGFALDSVEDIIVPVGPVGTVTYSNADKKITFTLSQSFPAGAVEVAISNGGITNPAVAGEYSVRILTKNTNGAVLDSGSALAQIANGVQVLANVTPVITNVTSSVSDGNYLIDQIIPIQVQFTGNVFVTGTPTLALNNGGTAFYYSGSGTSTLTFRYQIQANQNLATGGNLDYASTTALTLGTTGTIKLASGKDANLLLPSPGTTSSLDANKNIGISTSQFQLSVTAPTALSFEIADDNGATTTATPLLKFSAKIESGKVALSCDGRTWSNWHTYPESGQLNADGAADFNILSCGSDEGLKTISIKFANSFGYESKILTDSTIYKKTTTKVTETPPTTPSEVPTVVPTTGAATETKTTQTTVDLSTAITETKTNTKANEQKIIEVGYVDPNSNIWKSFRDVTVDTNGKTTVAAPNENKIEVRVIPAKKLENQTTSLTTSQPILPQAGGKIPTSTELVSTTNSATVQISAETNVTSGGSGASSSQYEGVIYAPEVVENPPPITDTNLEINNAIAVGSSSGSIQFDQPVLLTLPTENKKDPRIYYFDETTNDWVKTADVKGGKSGGEVSPDGSTISVWVDHMTLFAVVGVKEIKLVGISKIAVGEGESRRAEFASGEWFSPADIGNDDFVSIAWSGVGEKFYYTLDKNPAATSLRKITNETKFTTDFFVDGIRVSEGESYFHIRAEGADGERDGETVFVVNYDKTPPRLTRIKNEAGKIELDFSEPISSSDVISIYFADGRELEIPAIIEPTTILEINSDETAPQITAIVGLLTDHAGLVLINPSPDANEIADGQIHAASVEVLFPGQLVSGKYLTQKDFVNVKPQALGAVKMRLASGAWENFAEKEFHIALPDFGTRKIIFEFESASGATKSAGVIVTRLPADTSELETSEAAQNSGLAKLRAAITTKLKKLVVWGISAQNEKMLATVNPAILPSEEVPNSAAISDLNAALTIAQEIEKLAGKENPAVSKIEQLAQELAAKNFKLDDLLPITTLVNIFGKISSADAMRLVGFLDLNSVALQKNDAHFTLGELSLGLRDSDDDGLADKLELGLGSNPFSFDSDGDGISDGDEVLKFGTDALTKNLPATVGFTNLPEKITSPRPFLTGTAAANTIITLVAVAAADTEITLGETITDTRGGFATLAKNALPAGDYELQIRENGETLANKNVTINLDFMLLPPQIFAGSSEIFEENQPAFYGNSFYDARVIAFFDDLPRAVVVDNTLGDFVVRPPKALALGKHTLTIVSELADGTRSPARVLEFETIKPNAKSAAPVIENFDWEKIALAGGILILAGIGGIWIFRRKNQTAP; encoded by the coding sequence TTGACTAAATTACTGACAAAACTCCAAAAAATCTGCGCGAGCCTGTTGGCAATCGCACTTTTAGCAGGCCAATTACCTCTAACTCGGGCAGCGACTCTGTCGATTGGCAGTGATTCGCTTGCCAATCCGGCAGTCGGCGAGACCAGCGCCCATTCGATTGCCTTCACCACGCAGAGCAATCTCGCCGCAGGCGACACGCTCGAGCTCAGTTTCCCGGATTTCGGCTTCGCGCTCGACTCAGTCGAGGACATAATCGTGCCAGTCGGACCAGTCGGCACGGTTACTTATTCGAATGCGGACAAAAAAATTACATTTACGCTCTCGCAAAGTTTCCCGGCCGGAGCCGTCGAGGTCGCAATCAGCAACGGCGGAATCACGAATCCGGCAGTCGCCGGTGAATACTCTGTACGAATTTTGACGAAAAACACAAACGGCGCAGTGCTGGACAGCGGCAGCGCGCTGGCGCAAATCGCAAACGGCGTGCAAGTTTTAGCGAATGTCACTCCCGTGATTACGAATGTGACGAGCTCAGTCAGTGATGGCAATTATTTGATTGACCAGATTATTCCAATTCAGGTTCAATTCACAGGTAATGTTTTCGTCACAGGCACGCCAACGCTGGCGCTGAATAACGGCGGAACTGCTTTTTATTACAGTGGCAGCGGGACAAGTACACTCACTTTCAGATATCAAATTCAGGCTAATCAAAATCTCGCTACGGGCGGGAACCTCGACTATGCGTCGACGACCGCGCTGACACTTGGAACAACTGGCACGATCAAGCTCGCGAGTGGCAAAGATGCCAATTTGCTTTTACCAAGTCCAGGGACCACTAGCTCGCTCGATGCGAACAAAAATATCGGCATTTCAACAAGTCAATTTCAACTCTCGGTGACCGCACCGACAGCTTTGTCTTTTGAAATAGCGGACGATAACGGCGCGACCACCACCGCGACACCACTTTTGAAATTCAGTGCAAAAATCGAATCAGGCAAAGTCGCGCTCAGTTGCGACGGCAGAACTTGGAGTAATTGGCACACTTATCCCGAGAGCGGACAGCTGAATGCTGACGGCGCGGCCGATTTCAATATCCTGAGCTGCGGCAGCGACGAAGGGCTCAAGACCATCTCGATTAAATTCGCCAACAGCTTCGGCTACGAATCGAAAATTCTCACTGACTCCACAATTTATAAAAAAACCACGACTAAAGTCACCGAAACTCCTCCGACTACTCCAAGTGAGGTTCCGACCGTAGTCCCAACGACCGGAGCAGCGACAGAGACCAAAACTACACAAACTACGGTTGATTTAAGCACTGCCATCACTGAAACAAAAACTAATACCAAAGCTAACGAACAAAAAATAATTGAAGTTGGTTATGTCGATCCGAATTCCAATATTTGGAAAAGCTTCCGTGATGTGACGGTCGACACAAATGGCAAAACAACAGTCGCTGCGCCGAACGAAAATAAAATCGAAGTGCGCGTGATTCCGGCTAAAAAATTGGAAAATCAAACCACCAGCCTCACAACCTCTCAGCCAATCTTGCCTCAGGCTGGCGGCAAAATTCCCACAAGCACTGAACTCGTTTCTACAACCAACTCTGCAACAGTCCAAATTTCAGCCGAAACCAATGTCACGAGTGGCGGCAGCGGCGCGAGCAGCAGCCAGTATGAAGGCGTAATTTACGCCCCGGAAGTCGTCGAGAATCCTCCACCCATCACCGACACAAATCTGGAAATTAATAACGCCATTGCTGTGGGTAGTTCAAGTGGCTCAATCCAGTTTGACCAGCCGGTCTTGCTGACCCTGCCGACCGAGAATAAAAAGGATCCGCGCATTTATTATTTCGATGAGACAACAAACGATTGGGTCAAAACCGCAGATGTCAAAGGCGGAAAAAGCGGTGGCGAAGTCAGTCCCGACGGCTCGACAATTTCCGTCTGGGTCGATCACATGACACTCTTCGCAGTCGTGGGTGTGAAAGAAATCAAGCTCGTCGGTATCTCGAAAATCGCGGTCGGTGAGGGCGAATCGCGACGCGCAGAATTCGCGAGCGGCGAGTGGTTTTCACCAGCCGACATTGGTAATGACGATTTCGTCAGCATCGCTTGGAGCGGAGTCGGCGAAAAATTTTATTACACTCTGGATAAAAATCCCGCCGCAACTTCCCTGCGCAAAATCACAAATGAGACGAAATTCACGACTGATTTTTTCGTCGATGGAATTCGCGTGAGCGAAGGCGAAAGCTACTTTCACATTCGCGCCGAAGGTGCGGACGGTGAACGCGACGGCGAGACTGTTTTCGTAGTGAACTACGACAAGACACCTCCCCGCCTGACAAGAATCAAAAATGAGGCGGGAAAAATTGAGCTGGATTTTTCGGAACCAATCAGTTCGAGCGATGTAATTTCAATTTATTTTGCCGACGGTCGCGAGCTCGAAATTCCGGCCATCATCGAACCAACCACAATTTTGGAAATTAATTCTGACGAAACCGCTCCGCAGATTACTGCCATCGTCGGATTGCTCACCGACCACGCCGGACTGGTCTTGATCAATCCCTCACCCGATGCAAATGAAATCGCCGACGGTCAAATTCACGCTGCGAGCGTCGAAGTCCTATTCCCTGGTCAACTCGTAAGTGGGAAATACCTCACGCAAAAAGACTTTGTGAATGTCAAACCACAAGCGCTGGGCGCAGTGAAAATGCGGCTCGCCAGCGGCGCCTGGGAAAATTTCGCGGAAAAAGAATTCCACATCGCCCTCCCCGACTTCGGCACCAGAAAAATTATTTTTGAATTTGAAAGCGCCAGCGGTGCGACCAAGTCAGCCGGTGTCATCGTCACGCGCCTGCCGGCAGACACGAGCGAACTTGAGACAAGTGAAGCCGCACAAAATTCCGGCCTCGCCAAATTGCGCGCAGCCATCACAACTAAATTAAAAAAACTGGTCGTCTGGGGCATCTCAGCACAAAACGAAAAAATGCTCGCGACTGTGAATCCCGCGATTTTACCGAGTGAAGAAGTTCCGAACTCCGCAGCGATTAGCGATTTAAATGCTGCACTCACCATCGCTCAGGAAATTGAGAAACTCGCCGGCAAGGAAAATCCAGCCGTGTCAAAAATCGAGCAACTGGCGCAGGAGCTCGCCGCAAAAAATTTCAAGCTTGATGACCTCTTGCCAATCACGACGCTCGTAAATATTTTCGGCAAAATTTCGAGCGCCGACGCGATGCGGCTGGTCGGATTTTTGGATTTGAACTCGGTTGCCCTGCAAAAAAATGACGCGCATTTCACGCTCGGCGAACTTTCGCTCGGATTGCGCGACTCGGACGATGACGGACTGGCGGACAAGCTTGAGCTCGGACTTGGCAGCAATCCATTTAGCTTCGACTCGGATGGTGATGGGATCTCGGATGGTGACGAGGTTTTGAAATTCGGCACTGACGCGCTGACTAAGAATTTACCGGCAACTGTGGGATTCACGAATCTCCCGGAAAAAATCACGAGTCCGCGACCATTTTTAACTGGGACTGCTGCGGCGAATACAATTATCACGCTCGTCGCGGTCGCTGCGGCTGACACGGAAATCACGCTCGGAGAAACCATCACGGACACACGCGGTGGCTTTGCGACTTTGGCGAAAAACGCACTCCCCGCCGGCGATTATGAATTACAGATCAGGGAAAACGGTGAAACTTTAGCCAACAAAAATGTCACAATCAATCTCGATTTCATGCTGTTGCCACCGCAAATTTTCGCCGGCTCATCGGAAATTTTTGAAGAAAATCAGCCCGCCTTTTACGGCAACTCGTTTTACGACGCGCGCGTGATTGCGTTTTTTGACGACCTGCCGAGAGCCGTCGTCGTCGACAATACGCTTGGCGATTTCGTCGTCCGCCCACCGAAAGCTTTGGCGCTCGGAAAACATACGCTCACGATTGTGAGCGAACTCGCCGACGGAACGCGTTCACCCGCCCGTGTTTTGGAATTCGAAACAATCAAGCCAAACGCGAAATCCGCCGCGCCGGTCATCGAAAATTTCGACTGGGAAAAAATCGCGCTGGCTGGCGGAATTTTGATTCTCGCTGGAATCGGCGGAATCTGGATTTTCCGCAGAAAAAATCAAACTGCGCCGTAG
- a CDS encoding type II toxin-antitoxin system PemK/MazF family toxin encodes MKDFDKWNLLKQQTDSREQHIFFKEKDIFWVRHGENIGFEQNGKGEYFLRPAIILKKFNQHIFWGISLTTAERADKKYYFEFISSRGEKSLAILSQVRLFDAKRLSQKIGMMHQADFENLKIKIAEVLGLTNLKQPPKEAAIPKEFV; translated from the coding sequence ATGAAAGATTTCGATAAATGGAATTTACTAAAGCAACAGACCGACTCGCGCGAGCAACATATTTTTTTCAAAGAAAAGGATATTTTTTGGGTTCGGCACGGTGAGAATATTGGTTTCGAACAAAACGGGAAGGGGGAGTATTTTTTGCGTCCGGCGATTATTCTGAAAAAATTCAATCAGCATATTTTTTGGGGCATCTCGCTGACTACGGCTGAACGGGCAGACAAAAAATATTATTTCGAATTTATCTCAAGTCGCGGTGAAAAAAGTTTGGCGATTCTTTCCCAAGTTCGTCTTTTTGACGCCAAAAGACTGAGCCAGAAAATTGGCATGATGCATCAAGCTGATTTTGAAAATCTGAAAATTAAAATCGCCGAGGTTTTAGGTCTGACAAATTTAAAGCAGCCCCCAAAGGAGGCTGCGATCCCGAAGGAATTTGTGTAA